A genome region from Penaeus vannamei isolate JL-2024 chromosome 20, ASM4276789v1, whole genome shotgun sequence includes the following:
- the LOC138865125 gene encoding uncharacterized protein, which translates to MDGEELRRVQEFKYFAHKVPLRLNGEFHRRVIRPVMLYGRETVSMKKSEEKRMEVAEMRMLRWMCAVTREDKIRNEYIRGSTKVVEISKKIQKGRRRWYGHLLRREEDHAGRYTVEMEVQGRRKREDQEREGETVYEMTCRRITEEETEDRNQWKQLIHNIEMGES; encoded by the exons ATGGACGGAGAAGAGCTGAGGAGAGTACAGGAGTTTAAGTACTTTGCgcac AAAGTACCTCTAAGACTGAATGGAGAGTTTCATAGACGAGTTATTAGACCAGTTATGCTGTATGGAAGAGAAACAGTAAGTATGAAAAAGTcagaggagaaaaggatggaggtaGCAGAAATGAGAATGCTGAGATGGATGTGTGCAGTAACAAGAGAGGATAAGATTAGGAATGAGTACATAAGAGGGTCGACAAAGGTGgtagaaatatcaaagaaaatacaaaaagggAGACGGAGGTGGTACGGACACCTgctgagaagggaagaagaccaTGCTGGAAGATATACAGTGGAGATGGAAGTtcagggtagaaggaagagggaagaccaagaaagagagggcgagactgTGTATGAGATGACCTGCAGAAGAATCAcagaagaggaaacggaagataGAAATCAGTGGAAGCAGCTCATCCacaatatagaaatgggagaaagctga